A window of Rubricoccus marinus contains these coding sequences:
- a CDS encoding MerR family transcriptional regulator, which produces MTETLTVGQLAARTGLTVRALHHYEEARLLAPSRTDAGHRRYGAREIERVQQICSLRALGTPLAEIGAALDAPDFDPVALLERQRQRLTEEAAQIDALRQRLDGLARLLRQRQASGAPIPTDTFTTLIQAMETIETHYTPEQLQQLAERREALGEDTIREVEAEWPRLFSALGAEMDAGTDPTEPEARALINRWDELVAMFTHHDPGITESLGNVWTHEGESTSQMMGLDPERMQRLFAYAQQVRDAR; this is translated from the coding sequence ATGACCGAGACACTCACCGTCGGCCAACTGGCCGCCCGCACGGGGCTCACCGTCCGCGCCCTCCACCACTACGAAGAGGCCAGGCTTCTGGCGCCCTCGCGCACCGACGCCGGGCACCGCCGCTACGGCGCGAGGGAGATCGAGCGCGTGCAGCAGATCTGCTCGCTCCGCGCCCTCGGGACGCCTCTGGCGGAGATCGGCGCCGCGCTCGACGCGCCCGACTTCGACCCGGTCGCCCTTCTGGAGCGCCAGCGCCAGAGGCTGACCGAGGAGGCGGCACAGATCGACGCGCTCCGCCAGAGGCTCGACGGCCTCGCGCGGCTCCTGCGCCAGCGGCAGGCCTCTGGCGCCCCGATCCCCACCGACACCTTCACCACCCTCATTCAGGCCATGGAGACCATCGAGACGCACTACACCCCCGAGCAACTGCAACAACTCGCCGAGCGCCGCGAGGCGTTGGGCGAGGACACCATCCGCGAGGTCGAGGCCGAGTGGCCGCGCCTCTTCAGCGCCCTCGGCGCCGAGATGGACGCCGGGACCGATCCCACCGAGCCAGAGGCCCGCGCACTCATCAACCGCTGGGACGAGCTGGTGGCGATGTTCACCCACCACGACCCCGGCATCACCGAGTCGCTCGGCAACGTGTGGACGCACGAGGGCGAGAGCACGTCGCAGATGATGGGCCTGGACCCGGAGCGGATGCAGCGCCTCTTCGCCTACGCGCAGCAGGTCCGCGACGCGCGCTAG
- a CDS encoding pyridoxamine 5'-phosphate oxidase family protein → MAQDRARGWTREPLAPVVLSRIGTLPASTERPMIDSAADLRDHYPQPTGRAVDKTLDHLDAHCRRFLALAPFAVLASGDASGRLDASPRGGAPGFVRVHDERTLWLPDAPGNNRLDSFSNIAETGRAGLLFLIPGVDETLRVNGSARVRVEPEVLGAFSSERRLPRAVLEITVEEAYLHCAKALMRSRLWRADAQTPREALPPTSQILNDQTGRADREETQEEMAARYAPDL, encoded by the coding sequence ATGGCGCAAGATCGCGCCAGAGGCTGGACGCGAGAGCCTCTGGCGCCCGTTGTTCTCTCGCGCATCGGTACCCTTCCGGCGTCTACCGAGCGACCCATGATCGACTCCGCCGCCGACCTCCGCGACCACTACCCCCAGCCGACGGGGCGGGCCGTGGACAAAACGCTCGACCACCTCGACGCGCACTGCCGACGCTTTCTCGCGCTCGCGCCGTTTGCCGTCCTCGCCTCTGGCGACGCCAGCGGCCGCCTGGACGCGTCCCCGCGCGGCGGCGCGCCGGGGTTCGTCCGCGTGCACGACGAGCGCACGCTCTGGCTGCCCGACGCGCCCGGCAACAACCGCCTGGACTCGTTCTCGAACATCGCCGAGACGGGCCGGGCGGGCCTCCTCTTCCTGATCCCGGGCGTCGACGAGACGCTGCGCGTCAACGGTTCCGCGCGCGTCCGCGTGGAGCCCGAGGTGCTGGGCGCATTCAGCAGCGAGCGGCGCCTGCCTCGCGCAGTTTTGGAGATCACCGTGGAGGAGGCCTACCTCCACTGCGCGAAGGCGCTGATGCGCTCCCGCCTCTGGCGTGCCGACGCGCAAACCCCGCGCGAGGCGCTCCCGCCGACGAGCCAGATCTTGAACGACCAGACGGGCCGCGCCGACCGCGAGGAGACGCAGGAGGAGATGGCCGCGCGCTACGCGCCAGACCTGTAG
- a CDS encoding prolyl oligopeptidase family serine peptidase yields the protein MRLFLLLMLLLPLAPEAQPSLPYSGSWTDAASGEMLVALPEGYEADAERRWPLLVFLHGAGERGDSLAAVGVHGPLKERREGRDLPFVIAAPQVPEGGRWTMGRVAAAMDAAQEAYRIDADRVYVTGLSMGGYGAWEAIERLPERIAAALIVCGGGNPIGIGAAREVPVWNVHGALDSVVPISQSTAMVSRLRASGGDVRFTVYPDAGHDAWTETYANPEVYAWLLSHRRSER from the coding sequence ATGCGCCTCTTCCTACTTCTCATGCTCCTCCTGCCTCTGGCGCCAGAAGCGCAACCCTCTCTCCCGTACAGCGGCAGCTGGACCGACGCGGCCTCTGGCGAGATGCTCGTCGCGCTCCCCGAGGGCTACGAGGCCGACGCGGAGCGCCGGTGGCCGCTCCTCGTGTTTTTACACGGCGCGGGCGAGCGGGGCGACAGCCTCGCGGCGGTCGGCGTGCATGGGCCGCTGAAGGAGCGCCGCGAGGGGCGCGACCTCCCGTTCGTGATCGCCGCGCCGCAGGTGCCCGAGGGCGGGCGCTGGACCATGGGGCGCGTGGCCGCAGCGATGGACGCGGCGCAAGAGGCCTACCGCATCGACGCGGACCGGGTGTACGTGACGGGCCTCAGCATGGGCGGCTACGGCGCGTGGGAGGCCATCGAGCGACTCCCGGAGCGCATCGCGGCGGCGCTGATCGTCTGCGGCGGCGGCAACCCCATCGGCATCGGCGCGGCGCGCGAGGTGCCGGTCTGGAACGTCCACGGCGCGCTCGACTCCGTAGTGCCCATCAGCCAGTCCACCGCCATGGTGAGCCGCCTGCGGGCCTCTGGCGGCGACGTGCGCTTTACCGTCTACCCGGACGCCGGGCACGACGCGTGGACGGAGACCTACGCCAACCCGGAGGTGTACGCGTGGCTGCTCTCGCACCGCCGGAGCGAGCGGTAG
- a CDS encoding dihydrofolate reductase family protein has protein sequence MPRVTLYVAQSLDGYIADASGGVGWLPEPPEGEDFGYGAFWDSVDALAMGRATYDQIRAWDQWLYEGRPTVVYSSRPPDPHPPAGVRFASGDLAEGLAPFAPEAHVWLVGGGDLASQFRDAGLLDAVHLFVVPVLLGSGVRLWREGAGPTGLRLDWAEAHAGGTEMRYTVAR, from the coding sequence ATGCCCCGCGTCACCCTCTACGTCGCCCAGAGCCTCGACGGCTACATCGCCGACGCCAGCGGCGGCGTCGGCTGGCTGCCGGAGCCGCCCGAGGGCGAGGACTTCGGCTACGGCGCCTTCTGGGACAGCGTGGACGCCCTCGCGATGGGCCGCGCCACCTACGACCAGATCCGCGCCTGGGACCAGTGGCTCTACGAGGGGCGCCCCACCGTCGTCTACTCCTCGCGCCCGCCCGACCCCCATCCGCCCGCCGGCGTCCGGTTCGCCTCTGGCGACCTCGCCGAAGGCCTTGCGCCGTTCGCGCCAGAGGCCCACGTCTGGCTCGTTGGCGGCGGCGACCTCGCGAGCCAGTTCCGCGACGCGGGCCTGCTCGATGCCGTGCACCTGTTCGTCGTGCCCGTTTTGCTCGGCTCCGGCGTGCGCCTCTGGCGCGAGGGCGCCGGGCCGACCGGGCTCCGCCTGGACTGGGCCGAGGCGCACGCGGGCGGAACGGAGATGCGCTACACCGTGGCGCGGTAG